A single region of the Nocardioides ochotonae genome encodes:
- the rpsI gene encoding 30S ribosomal protein S9, which translates to MADTTEVEETFQADEQGIAYSSESAPSADAPERPATIAPAAATGRRKEAVARVRIVPGTGQWTINGRDLDSYFPNKLHQQVVKEPFTALQLDGRFDVIARIHGGGITGQAGALRLGVARSLNSIDVDANRPTLKKAGLLTRDARVIERKKAGLKKARKAPQFSKR; encoded by the coding sequence GTGGCTGACACCACCGAGGTCGAGGAGACCTTCCAGGCCGACGAGCAGGGCATCGCCTACAGCTCGGAGAGCGCCCCTTCCGCCGACGCCCCCGAGCGTCCCGCGACCATCGCCCCCGCCGCGGCCACCGGCCGTCGCAAGGAGGCCGTCGCCCGCGTCCGCATCGTCCCCGGCACCGGCCAGTGGACGATCAACGGTCGCGATCTCGACTCCTACTTCCCGAACAAGCTGCACCAGCAGGTTGTCAAGGAGCCCTTCACCGCGCTGCAGCTCGACGGTCGCTTCGACGTCATCGCGCGCATCCACGGTGGCGGCATCACCGGTCAGGCCGGCGCGCTGCGTCTCGGCGTGGCTCGTTCGCTGAACTCGATCGACGTCGACGCGAACCGCCCGACGCTGAAGAAGGCCGGCCTGCTGACTCGTGACGCCCGCGTCATCGAGCGCAAGAAGGCTGGTCTCAAGAAGGCCCGCAAGGCGCCGCAGTTCAGCAAGCGCTGA
- the rplM gene encoding 50S ribosomal protein L13, which translates to MRTYSPKPGDIQRDWLVIDATDIVLGKLAVQTANLLRGKHKPIFAPHVDAGDFVIIVNAEKVALSGTKKTTKMAYRHSGYPGGLSATPIGELLEKDARKAIEKAVWGMLPKNRLGRQILKKLKVYSGPTHPHQAQQAIPFEITQISQ; encoded by the coding sequence GTGCGTACGTACAGCCCGAAGCCCGGTGACATCCAGCGAGACTGGCTTGTCATCGACGCCACCGACATCGTCCTCGGCAAGCTCGCCGTCCAGACCGCAAACCTCCTGCGCGGCAAGCACAAGCCGATCTTCGCCCCGCACGTCGACGCTGGTGACTTCGTCATCATCGTGAACGCGGAGAAGGTCGCGCTGTCCGGCACCAAGAAGACGACGAAGATGGCCTACCGCCACTCCGGCTACCCGGGCGGCCTCTCGGCCACCCCGATCGGTGAGCTGCTGGAGAAGGATGCGCGCAAGGCCATCGAGAAGGCCGTGTGGGGCATGCTCCCGAAGAACCGCCTCGGTCGTCAGATCCTCAAGAAGCTGAAGGTCTACTCGGGTCCCACGCACCCGCACCAGGCCCAGCAGGCCATCCCCTTCGAGATCACCCAGATCTCCCAGTAA
- a CDS encoding citrate synthase — MTESLTVRDNRTGQEYDVPIADGAIKAADLGKIKASDDSPGLAVYDPGFVNTASCRSAVTFIDGEKGILEYRGYPIEQLAEKSNFLEVAYLLINGSLPTKAEYEAWVHEITYHTFVHENVKSLMQGFRYDAHPMGMLMSSVGALSTFYPDAANISDADNRHMQIVRMIAKMPTLGAWSFRHAQGKPYVYPDNDLSYTANFLSMLFKMSESKYEADERLVKALDVLLILHADHEQNCSTNAVRSVGSSQVDPYSAVAAGIGALYGPLHGGANEAVLRMLKRIGTKENIPAFIEGVKNGDEKLMGFGHRVYKNYDPRAKIIKKACDDVFEVTGVNPLLEIAQELEKIALEDEYFVKRKLYPNVDFYSGLIYEALQFPPEMFTVLFAIGRTPGWLAQWNELVQDKEQKIARPKQIYTGDRTLDFVPASERWA, encoded by the coding sequence GTGACCGAATCTCTCACCGTCCGCGACAACCGCACCGGACAGGAGTACGACGTCCCCATCGCCGACGGCGCCATCAAGGCCGCCGACCTGGGGAAGATCAAGGCCTCGGACGACAGTCCCGGCCTGGCCGTCTACGACCCCGGTTTCGTCAACACTGCCTCCTGCCGCAGCGCCGTCACCTTCATCGACGGCGAGAAGGGCATCCTCGAGTACCGGGGCTACCCGATCGAGCAGCTGGCGGAGAAGTCGAACTTCCTGGAGGTGGCCTATCTCCTCATCAACGGCTCGCTCCCCACCAAGGCGGAGTACGAGGCGTGGGTGCACGAGATCACCTACCACACGTTCGTCCATGAGAACGTCAAGTCGCTCATGCAGGGCTTCCGCTACGACGCGCACCCGATGGGGATGCTGATGTCGTCGGTGGGGGCCCTCTCGACGTTCTACCCCGACGCCGCCAACATCAGCGACGCCGACAACCGCCACATGCAGATCGTCCGCATGATCGCGAAGATGCCGACGCTGGGCGCCTGGTCCTTCCGTCACGCGCAGGGCAAGCCCTACGTCTACCCGGACAACGACCTGTCCTACACCGCCAACTTCCTCTCGATGCTCTTCAAGATGAGCGAGTCGAAGTACGAGGCCGACGAGCGCCTGGTCAAGGCTCTCGACGTCCTGCTGATCCTGCACGCCGACCACGAGCAGAACTGCTCGACCAACGCCGTGCGCTCGGTGGGCTCCTCGCAGGTCGACCCGTACTCCGCCGTCGCCGCCGGCATCGGCGCCCTCTACGGCCCGCTCCACGGTGGCGCCAACGAGGCCGTTCTCCGGATGCTCAAGCGCATCGGCACCAAGGAGAACATCCCCGCGTTCATCGAGGGTGTGAAGAACGGCGACGAGAAGCTGATGGGCTTCGGTCACCGCGTCTACAAGAACTACGACCCGCGCGCCAAGATCATCAAGAAGGCCTGCGACGACGTCTTCGAGGTCACCGGGGTCAACCCGCTGCTCGAGATCGCCCAGGAGCTCGAGAAGATCGCCCTCGAGGACGAGTACTTCGTCAAGCGCAAGCTCTACCCGAACGTCGACTTCTACTCCGGCCTCATCTACGAGGCCCTCCAGTTCCCGCCGGAGATGTTCACCGTGCTGTTCGCCATCGGCCGCACGCCGGGCTGGCTGGCCCAGTGGAACGAGCTGGTGCAGGACAAGGAGCAGAAGATCGCCCGTCCGAAGCAGATCTACACCGGCGACCGCACGCTCGACTTCGTGCCCGCCTCGGAGCGCTGGGCCTGA
- a CDS encoding S1C family serine protease, translated as MTAQPPFPPPAGAPRGPESDDTQPVPQSTGHPFGQPLGPPPPPLTTPIPPAAAGAPTPAPSSSGRGRFAAMVVTASLLVGGAAGVGGAAAWNALDDEPTSPSPSRSSFSPATASDDAPAADGSVQSVADKVLPSVVKIDVSGSQGAGSGSGVVISSDGKILTNDHVVDVASEGGSISVSFSDGTRAKAKILGTDSLTDLAVIQAEDVKDLTAAEIGSSSDLKVGEPVVAVGSPFGLDATVTSGIVSALNRPVGVGSDQSGNTTAYPAIQTDAAINPGNSGGPLVDMQGRVVGINSSIQTTGSASPFGGESQGGSIGLGFAIPIDAAMPIVEQIVDGEEPTHARLGITVSNVASGDTGSSEGAQVREVTRGSAAAEAGLESGDVIVKLDGHQITSADSLIATVRSYRPGDTVSVTFRRDGEERTADLELGSDAAVS; from the coding sequence ATGACCGCCCAGCCTCCCTTCCCGCCCCCCGCCGGTGCCCCGCGTGGACCGGAGTCCGATGACACCCAGCCGGTCCCCCAGTCCACCGGCCACCCGTTCGGTCAGCCGCTCGGCCCGCCGCCGCCCCCGCTGACCACCCCGATCCCCCCGGCCGCCGCTGGCGCCCCCACCCCCGCTCCCAGCTCCTCTGGGCGCGGTCGGTTCGCCGCCATGGTCGTGACCGCATCCCTGCTCGTCGGAGGTGCCGCCGGTGTCGGCGGCGCCGCCGCGTGGAACGCCCTCGACGACGAGCCCACGTCCCCCTCCCCGTCCCGGTCGAGCTTCTCGCCCGCCACGGCCAGCGACGACGCCCCGGCGGCCGACGGCTCGGTGCAGTCCGTGGCCGACAAGGTGCTGCCCTCCGTCGTCAAGATCGACGTCTCCGGCTCCCAGGGCGCCGGCTCGGGCTCCGGTGTGGTGATCAGCTCCGACGGCAAGATCCTCACCAACGACCACGTCGTCGACGTCGCCTCCGAGGGCGGCTCCATCTCGGTGTCCTTCAGCGACGGCACCCGCGCCAAGGCCAAGATCCTCGGCACCGACAGCCTCACCGACCTCGCCGTGATCCAGGCCGAGGACGTCAAGGACCTGACCGCCGCCGAGATCGGCAGCTCCAGCGACCTCAAGGTCGGCGAGCCCGTCGTCGCGGTGGGCTCCCCGTTCGGCCTCGACGCCACCGTCACCAGCGGCATCGTCAGCGCGCTGAACCGCCCGGTCGGCGTCGGCAGCGACCAGTCCGGCAACACCACCGCCTACCCCGCGATCCAGACCGACGCGGCCATCAACCCCGGCAACTCCGGTGGCCCGCTGGTGGACATGCAGGGCCGCGTCGTGGGCATCAACTCCTCGATCCAGACCACCGGCTCCGCCTCGCCGTTCGGCGGGGAGAGCCAGGGCGGCTCGATCGGGCTGGGCTTCGCGATCCCGATCGACGCCGCCATGCCGATCGTCGAGCAGATCGTCGACGGCGAGGAGCCGACCCACGCCCGCCTGGGCATCACGGTCTCCAACGTCGCCAGCGGCGACACCGGCAGCAGCGAGGGCGCCCAGGTGCGCGAGGTGACCCGTGGCTCCGCCGCCGCCGAGGCCGGCCTCGAGTCCGGCGACGTGATCGTCAAGCTCGACGGTCACCAGATCACCAGCGCGGACTCGCTCATCGCGACGGTCCGGTCCTACCGCCCGGGCGACACCGTCTCGGTGACCTTCCGCCGCGACGGCGAGGAGCGCACCGCCGACCTGGAGCTGGGCTCGGACGCCGCTGTCAGCTGA
- a CDS encoding GNAT family N-acetyltransferase — MRTTDTGALEITEVDPHDEQAFTAWYAAYAEAESHGRGRTAAVWQPRELQVMLAEPSIRRRARAWAGRVGDRTVAAGWIQVPLLDNLERCELAVQVVPAARRRGHGTALLARLEEMAAAEGRRVLGAESTYDYDAGPDGAGQPGPEFARARGYALVLGDVQRILDLPVPADVLDRLAAEAAPHHAAYTLRSWVGPVPDDLLVGWADLTSSLMTEAPMGELDFERESASTEAVRDAEALQALQGRTKLNTVALDASGEVVAYSDLATTVHEPGRAYQWGTLVRRDHRGHRLGMAVKVANLRLLQAERPDIDHVVTYNAEVNAHMVAVNERLGFRPTARLGEFQKRLG; from the coding sequence ATGAGGACCACCGACACCGGCGCCCTCGAGATCACCGAGGTGGATCCGCACGACGAGCAGGCCTTCACCGCCTGGTACGCCGCGTACGCCGAGGCCGAGAGCCACGGCCGCGGCCGCACCGCGGCGGTCTGGCAGCCGCGCGAGCTGCAGGTGATGCTCGCCGAGCCCTCGATCCGTCGCCGGGCGCGCGCCTGGGCCGGCCGGGTCGGCGACCGCACGGTCGCCGCCGGGTGGATCCAGGTCCCGCTGCTGGACAACCTCGAGCGCTGCGAGCTCGCGGTGCAGGTCGTCCCGGCGGCGCGGCGCCGCGGCCACGGCACGGCCCTGCTGGCCCGCCTCGAGGAGATGGCGGCCGCCGAGGGGCGCCGGGTGCTCGGGGCCGAGTCGACCTACGACTACGACGCCGGCCCCGACGGCGCCGGGCAGCCCGGTCCGGAGTTCGCACGGGCCCGTGGCTACGCGCTGGTGCTCGGCGACGTGCAGCGGATCCTCGACCTCCCGGTCCCCGCGGACGTCCTGGACCGGCTCGCCGCCGAGGCCGCCCCGCACCACGCGGCGTACACGCTGCGCTCGTGGGTGGGCCCGGTCCCCGACGACCTGCTGGTCGGCTGGGCCGACCTGACCTCCTCGCTGATGACCGAGGCGCCGATGGGCGAGCTGGATTTCGAGCGCGAGTCGGCGAGCACGGAGGCGGTGCGCGACGCCGAGGCGCTCCAGGCGCTCCAGGGCCGCACGAAGCTCAACACCGTGGCGCTCGACGCGTCGGGCGAGGTGGTCGCCTACTCCGACCTCGCGACCACCGTGCACGAGCCCGGCCGCGCCTACCAGTGGGGCACCCTCGTGCGCCGCGACCACCGCGGGCACCGGCTCGGGATGGCCGTCAAGGTGGCCAACCTGCGCCTGCTCCAGGCCGAGCGTCCCGACATCGACCACGTGGTGACCTACAACGCCGAGGTCAACGCGCACATGGTGGCCGTCAACGAGCGCCTCGGGTTCCGCCCGACGGCCCGGCTGGGGGAGTTCCAGAAGCGGCTGGGCTGA
- a CDS encoding ABC-F family ATP-binding cassette domain-containing protein — protein MGHVDVAGVRYELPDGRVLLDDVSFRVGEGAKVALVGANGAGKTTLLRIVTGELTPHAGSVTRSGGLGVMRQHVAAGSTTVAELLLSVSPPRVRDAAAEVDRLETALMDTDDERTQMKYAEALGEYADAGGYDLEVIWDVCTTAALGAAYDRVKYRDLTTLSGGEQKRLVLEFLLRGPDQVLLLDEPDNYLDVPGKIWLEQRVRESDKTILMVSHDRELLNNTATRVVTVELASGGPGVGNSVWTHPGGFASYHEARTDRFARFEELRRRWDEEHAKIKALVLRLKVKSEFNDGMSSQYRAAQTRLRKFEEAGPPTEQPREQQVTMRLTGGRTGKRAVVCEDLELTGLMRPFDLEVWYGERVAVLGSNGSGKSHFLRLLAAGGTDPDVEHRPVGELAIAPVAHTGRARLGARVRPGWFVQTHDHPELVGRTLLEVLHRGDGHPDGRRGMGREQASRVLDRYELAHAGEQTFESLSGGQQARFQILLLELSGATVLLLDEPTDNLDVQSAEALEAGLAAFEGTVLAVTHDRWFARGFDRFLVFGSDGEVYESDEPVWDEGRVVRAR, from the coding sequence GTGGGACACGTCGACGTCGCAGGAGTCCGTTACGAGCTGCCGGACGGGCGGGTGCTCCTCGATGATGTGTCCTTCCGCGTCGGCGAGGGCGCCAAGGTGGCGCTGGTCGGCGCCAACGGCGCCGGGAAGACCACGCTGCTGCGCATCGTGACCGGTGAGCTGACCCCGCACGCCGGCTCGGTGACCCGCTCCGGCGGGCTGGGCGTGATGCGCCAGCACGTCGCCGCCGGCTCGACCACCGTCGCCGAGCTGCTGCTCTCGGTCTCGCCCCCGCGCGTCCGCGACGCGGCCGCCGAGGTGGACCGCCTCGAGACCGCCCTCATGGACACCGACGACGAGCGCACCCAGATGAAGTACGCCGAGGCGCTGGGCGAGTACGCCGACGCCGGCGGCTACGACCTCGAGGTGATCTGGGACGTCTGCACCACCGCGGCCCTCGGGGCGGCGTACGACCGGGTGAAGTACCGCGACCTGACCACGCTCTCGGGCGGTGAGCAGAAGCGCCTGGTGCTGGAGTTCCTGCTGCGCGGGCCCGACCAGGTGCTGCTGCTCGACGAGCCCGACAACTACCTCGACGTGCCGGGCAAGATCTGGCTCGAGCAGCGGGTGCGCGAGTCGGACAAGACGATCCTGATGGTCAGCCACGACCGTGAGCTGCTCAACAACACCGCCACCCGGGTGGTCACCGTCGAGCTCGCCAGCGGCGGCCCGGGCGTCGGCAACTCGGTGTGGACCCACCCGGGCGGCTTCGCGTCCTACCACGAGGCGCGCACGGACCGGTTCGCCCGCTTCGAGGAGCTGCGCCGGCGCTGGGACGAGGAGCACGCCAAGATCAAGGCGCTGGTGCTCCGGCTGAAGGTCAAGTCGGAGTTCAACGACGGCATGTCCAGCCAGTACCGCGCCGCCCAGACGCGGCTGCGCAAGTTCGAGGAGGCCGGCCCGCCGACCGAGCAGCCCCGCGAGCAGCAGGTGACGATGCGCCTGACCGGCGGTCGCACCGGCAAGCGCGCGGTCGTCTGCGAGGACCTGGAGCTCACCGGCTTGATGCGTCCCTTCGACCTCGAGGTCTGGTACGGCGAGCGGGTGGCGGTCCTGGGCTCCAACGGCTCGGGCAAGTCGCACTTCCTGCGGCTGCTGGCCGCGGGCGGCACCGACCCCGACGTCGAGCACCGCCCGGTCGGCGAGCTCGCCATCGCGCCGGTCGCGCACACCGGCCGCGCCCGCCTCGGCGCACGGGTGCGCCCGGGCTGGTTCGTGCAGACCCACGACCACCCCGAGCTGGTCGGCCGGACCCTGCTGGAGGTCCTGCACCGCGGCGACGGGCACCCCGACGGGCGCCGCGGCATGGGCCGCGAGCAGGCCAGCCGGGTGCTGGACCGCTACGAGCTGGCGCACGCCGGCGAGCAGACCTTCGAGTCGCTCTCCGGCGGCCAGCAGGCGCGGTTCCAGATCCTGCTGCTCGAGCTCTCCGGGGCCACGGTGCTGCTGCTCGACGAGCCGACCGACAACCTCGACGTGCAGTCCGCCGAGGCGCTCGAGGCCGGCCTGGCGGCCTTCGAGGGCACGGTGCTCGCGGTGACCCACGACCGCTGGTTCGCCCGCGGCTTCGACCGGTTCCTGGTCTTCGGCTCCGACGGCGAGGTCTATGAGTCCGACGAGCCCGTGTGGGACGAGGGACGGGTCGTGCGCGCCCGATGA
- a CDS encoding FAD-dependent oxidoreductase, which translates to MTQAEQYDVVVVGSGGGALTGALLAARAGLRTVVVEKTEYIGGTSAYSGGACWLPGSDVQQRAGLPDSTEGARSYLNAVLTDPDQDKLEAFVGHAPALVAELEAMGIDFVPVPFPDYFDAPGRVPGGRSIQVSAVQRDDLPAEVARLVRPPVELDRIGRGGRKELSGGQALIARLAAAYVEAGGEIRTQLPVTGYVTDDAGRVVGAAAMTPEGPIELRAERGVLVAAGGFERNDRMRTEHGVPGDAAWTMAPAGSNTGEPIEAAIAIGAASDFGGAGWFCPGLEQPSGEGSFTLGFRSGLMVDATGHRYANECLPYDRFGREMAKAPERTPSWYVFDSREGGQLPAIAIPQGDPAEHLAAGTWVRADTIAELAEGAGLPVDALVEQVERFNTYAEKGEDPDFGRGQDEYDTFFAAGTGPNKALTPCDQGPFYAARFVLSDLGTKGGVVTDAVGRVLREDGTPIPGLYASSNSTASMFGGFYPGPGAPLGSAMVFASLAVRDLIG; encoded by the coding sequence ATGACCCAGGCAGAGCAGTACGACGTGGTGGTGGTCGGTTCCGGTGGCGGCGCGCTGACGGGGGCGCTCCTCGCCGCCCGCGCGGGCCTGCGCACGGTGGTCGTGGAGAAGACCGAGTACATCGGCGGCACCTCGGCGTACTCCGGGGGCGCCTGCTGGCTGCCCGGCTCCGACGTGCAGCAGCGCGCCGGTCTGCCGGACTCCACCGAGGGGGCCCGCAGCTACCTGAACGCGGTGCTCACCGACCCCGACCAGGACAAGCTCGAGGCGTTCGTGGGCCACGCGCCGGCCCTGGTGGCCGAGCTCGAGGCGATGGGCATCGACTTCGTGCCGGTGCCGTTCCCCGACTACTTCGACGCCCCCGGCCGGGTGCCGGGCGGACGCTCGATCCAGGTGAGCGCCGTCCAGCGTGACGACCTGCCCGCCGAGGTGGCGCGGCTGGTGCGCCCGCCGGTCGAGCTCGACCGGATCGGCCGGGGCGGGCGCAAGGAGCTCTCCGGCGGCCAGGCCCTGATCGCACGCCTCGCGGCGGCCTACGTCGAGGCGGGCGGGGAGATCCGCACCCAGCTGCCGGTCACCGGCTACGTCACCGACGACGCGGGCCGGGTGGTCGGCGCCGCCGCGATGACCCCCGAGGGTCCGATCGAGCTGCGCGCGGAGCGTGGCGTGCTCGTGGCCGCCGGCGGCTTCGAGCGCAACGACCGCATGCGGACCGAGCACGGTGTCCCGGGCGACGCCGCCTGGACGATGGCGCCCGCGGGCAGCAACACCGGCGAGCCGATCGAGGCCGCGATCGCGATCGGCGCGGCCTCCGACTTCGGCGGCGCCGGCTGGTTCTGCCCCGGCCTGGAGCAGCCCTCGGGCGAGGGCTCGTTCACCCTGGGCTTCCGCAGCGGCCTGATGGTCGACGCCACCGGGCACCGCTACGCCAACGAGTGCCTGCCCTACGACCGGTTCGGCCGGGAGATGGCGAAGGCGCCGGAGCGGACGCCGTCGTGGTACGTCTTCGACAGCCGCGAGGGCGGCCAGCTCCCCGCGATCGCGATCCCCCAGGGCGACCCCGCGGAGCACCTCGCCGCGGGCACCTGGGTGCGCGCCGACACGATCGCCGAGCTCGCCGAGGGCGCCGGACTGCCGGTGGACGCCCTGGTCGAGCAGGTCGAGCGGTTCAACACCTACGCCGAGAAGGGCGAGGACCCCGACTTCGGCCGCGGCCAGGACGAGTACGACACCTTCTTCGCGGCCGGCACCGGCCCGAACAAGGCGCTCACGCCCTGCGATCAGGGCCCGTTCTACGCCGCCAGGTTCGTGCTCTCCGACCTCGGCACCAAGGGCGGCGTGGTCACCGACGCCGTCGGCCGCGTGCTCCGCGAGGACGGCACCCCGATTCCCGGGCTCTACGCCTCCAGCAACTCCACCGCCTCGATGTTCGGTGGGTTCTACCCCGGCCCGGGCGCCCCGCTGGGCAGCGCGATGGTCTTCGCCTCGCTGGCGGTGCGCGACCTGATCGGCTGA
- a CDS encoding response regulator transcription factor yields the protein MAKSDLTRPDGTPVRVLVVDDEANIAELISMALRYEGWTVETALTGLDAVRIARDLRPDAVVLDMMLPDLDGLEVLSRMRAHDPDVPVVFLTAKDAVEDRITGLTAGGDDYVTKPFSLEELVARLRALMRRAGAQQAQEGSVLVVGDLVLDEDSHEVFRDGTEIHLTATEFELLRYLMRNPRRVLSKAQILDRVWNYDFGGQANVVELYISYLRKKIDAGRAPMIHTMRGAGYVLKPAT from the coding sequence ATGGCGAAGTCCGACCTCACCCGTCCGGACGGCACTCCGGTGCGCGTCCTCGTCGTCGACGACGAGGCCAACATCGCCGAGCTCATCTCGATGGCGCTGCGCTATGAGGGCTGGACGGTGGAGACCGCCCTCACCGGGCTCGACGCGGTGCGCATCGCCCGCGACCTGCGACCGGACGCCGTCGTGCTGGACATGATGCTGCCCGACCTCGACGGGTTGGAGGTGCTGAGTCGGATGCGCGCACACGACCCCGACGTGCCCGTGGTGTTCCTGACCGCCAAGGACGCCGTCGAGGACCGGATCACCGGTCTCACGGCCGGCGGCGACGACTACGTGACCAAGCCGTTCTCCCTGGAGGAGCTGGTGGCCCGGCTGCGCGCGCTGATGCGGCGCGCCGGGGCGCAGCAGGCCCAGGAGGGCTCGGTCCTGGTCGTCGGTGATCTCGTCCTCGACGAGGACAGCCACGAGGTCTTCCGCGACGGCACCGAGATCCACCTCACCGCCACCGAGTTCGAGCTGCTGCGCTACCTGATGCGCAACCCGCGCCGGGTGCTCAGCAAGGCCCAGATCCTGGACCGCGTCTGGAACTACGACTTCGGCGGCCAGGCCAACGTCGTGGAGCTCTACATCTCCTACCTGCGCAAGAAGATCGACGCCGGCCGCGCGCCGATGATCCACACGATGCGCGGCGCCGGCTACGTGCTCAAGCCGGCCACATGA
- a CDS encoding sensor histidine kinase: MRRFRSLTARLVLTAVALVAVVTALVATVTTLAMHDRLNDQVDAQVREALLSATRTPPGAPLGIDPRNQAPGTVVLVLADDGSSESAVLGDAPGTRRELDESQVEALEDVPADGRPRAVDLGGLGGYRAAALDLDRGTLVLGLPTADADDAVASLIGWEAALVLLGVAAAAGVGLVVVRRQLRPLTEVARTAHDVAALPLASGEVDLSTRVPARLTDDQTEVGQVGAALNTLLAHVESALDARHRSEQQVRQFVADASHELRTPLATIAGYTELARRRPDDPEATRTALAKVEEESARMTALVEDLLLLARLDAGRPLERERVDLTLLLLEAVSDARVLAPDHHWRLDLPEDSVEVLGDAQRLHQVVTNLLSNARTHTPAGTTVTVSARPDGFSVHDDGPGFAPDLAEHAFERFVRGDASRQRSGGAGLGLALVRAILAAQGGSVELSSTPGDTTLRVTLRPAP; this comes from the coding sequence ATGAGGCGGTTCCGCTCGCTCACCGCGCGCCTGGTGCTGACCGCCGTCGCGCTGGTCGCGGTGGTCACGGCGCTGGTGGCCACGGTGACCACGCTGGCGATGCACGACCGACTCAACGACCAGGTCGACGCCCAGGTCCGCGAGGCCCTCCTCAGCGCCACCCGGACCCCGCCCGGGGCCCCGCTCGGCATCGACCCGCGCAACCAGGCACCCGGCACCGTCGTCCTGGTCCTCGCCGACGACGGATCGAGCGAGTCGGCGGTGCTCGGCGACGCACCCGGGACCCGGCGCGAGCTCGACGAGTCCCAGGTCGAGGCGCTCGAGGACGTCCCGGCCGACGGCCGGCCCCGCGCCGTCGACCTCGGCGGGCTCGGCGGCTACCGGGCGGCCGCGCTGGACCTCGACCGCGGCACCCTGGTGCTCGGCCTGCCGACCGCCGACGCCGACGACGCGGTCGCCTCGCTGATCGGCTGGGAGGCCGCGCTGGTGCTGCTCGGCGTCGCCGCGGCCGCCGGCGTCGGGCTGGTCGTCGTACGACGACAGCTGCGCCCCCTGACCGAGGTCGCGCGCACCGCCCACGACGTCGCCGCGCTGCCGCTGGCCTCCGGCGAGGTCGACCTGAGCACCCGTGTGCCCGCGCGCCTCACCGACGACCAGACCGAGGTCGGCCAGGTCGGCGCCGCGCTCAACACGCTGCTCGCGCACGTCGAGTCGGCGCTGGACGCGCGGCACCGCAGCGAGCAGCAGGTCCGCCAGTTCGTGGCCGACGCCTCCCACGAGCTGCGCACCCCGCTGGCCACGATCGCCGGCTACACCGAGCTCGCCCGCCGCCGACCCGACGACCCCGAGGCGACCCGCACCGCGCTGGCCAAGGTCGAGGAGGAGTCGGCCCGGATGACCGCGCTGGTCGAGGACCTGCTGCTGCTGGCCCGCCTCGACGCCGGGCGGCCGCTCGAGCGCGAGCGGGTGGACCTCACCCTCCTGCTCCTCGAGGCGGTCTCCGACGCCCGGGTGCTCGCCCCGGACCACCACTGGCGCCTGGACCTGCCCGAGGACTCCGTGGAGGTGCTCGGGGACGCCCAGCGGCTGCACCAGGTCGTGACCAACCTGCTCAGCAACGCCCGCACGCACACCCCGGCCGGCACGACCGTCACGGTGTCCGCGCGCCCGGACGGCTTCAGCGTGCACGACGACGGACCCGGCTTCGCTCCCGACCTCGCCGAGCACGCCTTCGAGCGCTTCGTGCGCGGCGACGCCTCGCGCCAGCGCAGCGGCGGCGCGGGGCTGGGCCTGGCGCTGGTGCGCGCGATCCTCGCGGCCCAGGGCGGCAGCGTCGAGCTGAGCAGCACCCCCGGCGACACCACGCTGCGCGTGACGCTGCGACCCGCCCCCTGA